DNA sequence from the Rattus rattus isolate New Zealand chromosome 2, Rrattus_CSIRO_v1, whole genome shotgun sequence genome:
gggaacatcacagaaaaacTGTGGGATCACATTGGAGCCACAGAAAGGCATAGAAAATGTACCAGCTGTGTATAGGGCTCCAAAGAGTATTCCAGTGGCCCAAGAAATACACACCATCAGCACACAGATGTGATTATTCATGATGGCATCATAGTTGAGTGGAAAACAAATGGCAACATATCGGTCATAAGACATGGAAGTCAGGACAAATACTTCTCCTGATGAGAAAGAAGTCATTAGAAAAACCTGGAAGGCACAACCCTGAATGGAAATAGAATTACTGTGAATTAGGCTATTAATAATGAAATTTGGGATtggaacagaaacaaaaaagatatCTAACAGAGACAAATTCttcaggaagaagtacatgggtgttTGGAGATGCAGGTCAAGGGTGATAAGAGTGATAATGATGAGGTTACTCATTACGGCTTCCATATACATCCCAAGGAAGAATACTCCACATAAAGTCTGTAGCTCCTGGGTGTCAGAGAACCCCATCAGGATAAAACCAGTTAAGGCAGTGATATTAGGCATTCCTGATTCTTTTCATGTGCTGTTACCAGATaaggagaaataaataagaaagtgaTACCTTCAAAAATGATTACACTCATATGAAGACATAGTCAGTAGAACTGGAGTCAAGAAACTGTATATGGTATAATATTCTTGCataaaatttgcattcttctcttcctcatacTCATACTTATCCTTTACTACTTCCTTGCACATCTTAtctttgtatgtctctgtctttccccctcactcttgcagttttctctttcttcccacctctccttttctctttctctctctctccctctgtttctctctgtctctctgtgtgtgcctctctgtctctgtctcttgctctgcctctgtctttgtctctgtctctctgtttctctgtgtctctgtctcttgctctgcctctgtctttgtctctgtctctctgtctctctgtctctctctctctgtctgtgtgtgtgagtgtgtgtgtatacatttttctTGACTAGACAATTAGACAAAATGATAAGTGTATAGACTATGGGGATATTTTATTCTCCACTGGAAGATGAAACAATATGCTAgtagaaatgttaataaataacaaaaattttcAGATGCTATGTCTTAAAGTAATAGTAAATTATGGTTTAAATATTAGTCTCTTGGCTGTTTGCATTTAAGGGCTTTGCATCAAAAGTCACAGTACAATTTTACATAGAGAAGATCTCTGGAGATGGTATTTTAGAAAGTAATGCTCTAATAAAGCATAAAGGTGTATCTGACCTTGAATATTTACAGATAATCAGTCAGCATGCAAAGAATATATGGTAGAGGGCTAAAATGTAACACATTTGTCAACAAATGCCAAAGTATTATAACTCTATGGCTGAtgatatacagaaaaataatgatatagaagaaataaaggtgaATAAATTACTActaaatttaattgttttttaataaccTCATCTTCCTCTATAtttatcataatttaaaattagtTTAGACAGTGTATTTTAATAGTTTGCCAAAGGAATTTTGAAATTTGTAACT
Encoded proteins:
- the LOC116894246 gene encoding olfactory receptor 14A2-like, producing the protein MPNITALTGFILMGFSDTQELQTLCGVFFLGMYMEAVMSNLIIITLITLDLHLQTPMYFFLKNLSLLDIFFVSVPIPNFIINSLIHSNSISIQGCAFQVFLMTSFSSGEVFVLTSMSYDRYVAICFPLNYDAIMNNHICVLMVCISWATGILFGALYTAGTFSMPFCGSNVIPQFFCDVPSLLRISCSETLVVIYTSLGIGFFLGVSCFICVVISYFYIFSTVLRIPTSKGQSKVFATCIPHLTVFTVFLFTACFVYLKPFSNAPSISERLFSVLYTVLPPALNPLLYSLRNSDVKSALRKFQQNLCLRRLLI